The window aggttttattagttctaagttctaggggactgatgaccacagcagttgagttccatagtgcccagagccattttttgagtgcaTTGGAAGAAGTTAATTTTAATGTCTAAGTTGGAGAGCTTTAGTTCCACGAAGAATTGTCTGTGATTTACCACAACCCTTCTCATAAAGAAGCAGAATGtaatttctgatgaaataaaaccaGAGAAATGGTATCAGAAAGGtggcataattttaatttcaaacttCATAATAGCAAAGTATGTCTTCTTCAGCTCTTACAACTGCCGCTGCTTTCTATGCAATTTTGTTAATAACCTTTCACTCCAAGTATTTTGCTCCCACTATCTTTCGAAGGTACCAGGCATAATAAAGGAGCAAGACAGCAGATTCTTAATGTCAGAGCCCTAGTTGAaaaagttagggaattcaataccccATTAGTCTTCGTTTCAGGAGTATAGCAAGGCTTTCGACTGTGTTGAATGGAAAGAACTGTGGAGCGTATTAGCAGAAATGGGCATTCATGATCATCTTATTACTTTTATCACAAATCTGTACTCTGATGGGAAGGTAATAATCAGACTAGGCGTAAGTACTTCTAGACCTTTTGAACCATGTAAAGGAGCTAGACATGAGTGCATTCTATCATCGGTTCTGTGTAACATCTATGGAGAATATGTTACGAGAAAGAGTCTTCATGACTGGGCTGGTGTGATCATAATTGCAGGATGAAGAATCCGTAATTTAAGTTTTGGTGATGACACCACACTGTGCACAGAATCAAAATTGGAAAAAAAGGAACTACTGGGTAGAGTtaagacagaaaatgaaaaatttggatTGTCTATTAGTAAGAAAAAGACAAAGATCATGATAACTGACAGAGGTGAATCAATACTAGCAGCTGAGGAACCACCAGAGTATGAAAAGTGGATCACTTTGTCTACGTTGGCTGAGTCATTCAGAAAGAGGGTGGCCAACACAGTTAATAAGATGCAGGATTGTTCTGGATAGGGATGCTGCACCGAAACTGAAAGTGATTTGGAAAGATGGAGTCCTAACCATACAACAAAATTAAGAGTGCACAAATCTCcgatgtttccagttttcctttattGCGCTGAGACATAGACAATAACTGAAGGGGACCAAGAAGACTTGATCTTTTGACATATAGAATTGGAGGAGGTTGCTGATAACATTATGGATTGACGGACCAAACAAATCAATCTTTCTAGAACCCGGGGTGTAGAAGATGTTGTCCAGCATTTTTTTCCATTGAATCCTGCAGTTATTTGGTCATATAACTCGACGACAGGAGGATAATCTGGAAGAAATGATCATCCATGGCAAAGCCGAAGGTAAAAGATTGCAGGGAAGGCCACCAAGATGATGGACGAATCAGATAAAGGAAAAGACATACCAAACATGACTCTAGACACTCCGAGATGCAGAAGGCCGGGAAAAATGGAGAGATTCTTAAGATTATTTGTGATGGGTCGCCAATTTTCAACTATGTAACACTGAGTGTTGAAGACCTTCACAAATTCAgagtgtattccactcaacactggcACTGTAGCCAGGTTAACGCATGTAGTTCTGCAGAGCAAAGGAAGGGGTGAAAGAGAGGAAGGATATCCTACATATAATATAAATATTACAGAAGTATCTGTAGAGTATTTGTCGCTTGAAAGATAAAGTTCAAGATCCAATCCGCCAAACATTTGTAACTTGCCAGTAAGATTCAAACCAGCTCACACTTCGCTACAGAGTGGAAATTCATTGTGCAACCAGAGTTTGATTTCGTAagatttttttcaatgaaatatttcTGTACAGAATACCTGAACGTTGTCGTCAAACGAGATGGAACCCGAGATCTCGAAGAAACCAATGTCTCTGTCTGTCAAAACATAATCGAAATCTTCGTGCCAGACCAAATCGGACACCGTATATGTGGCACCGCCACTCTCGCGTATAGATGTACCGACCCGCAGCACGTAATAGATTGGGTCGGTGCCCATGATACACCACGCAGCCGTCATCACCCAGTTGGCGCTGACGATGGAGGCGCCGCAGCGGTGCGCCTCCACATACTCCACGGAGACCTGCCAGGGGAACTGCGAGATGTCCGCCGGCTCGCCCCCCAGAACGCGGTTGTCGCTCCCTAGAATGGGTGCTACGCTGCAGGCTGCGGCCAGCAGCCACAAGGTGAGGGCGGAACTCATCTCTCGGTACAGCCAGGCAGCACTGTCGTTCGCGTTGTGTACCAGCAACTGCTTCATAAGTTATCTGCACCTCTCCAGATTTATCAATCACTTTGAATCAAAACAGATTTATCATCAGTTGCGCCAGACTCACCTAACGGCTCTAGCTATTATCACAAGCAGAATATCAAAGTGCTATAATTATCTGTAAAGTATTGCATGTCAACGAATAACCCACTCGTAAGTTTCCACCAATGAAGAAAGGTCTGCCTGGGTTTCCCACACAATGAATTGTCCACGGATTTATCCCTTGATTGGAGGAAAGTTAAATGATTAAATAAATGATGTGCTGTGTTTGCACGATTGTACACTAGCAGAAAAAATTATGAGCATGAAACAACGGGTCTGCGTGATGGATGATTTACCAACTTATTGCCTATATTACATATATTGTACATATTACGTATTACAGAAGACAGGATTGTGTCGACAGGATCACACATGTATAGACATACTGTTCATGGATATCATGTTCAATATACAGCAAGTTCTGATTACAGTGCAGTACTGAAAATGAATACATAGACGATCCAGATGAGCCACGCATTATTTTGGCAAATGGATACTTCCGATATTACAGACCATGCCAGATGCTATTAAGGTCAGTTTCTACGTCATCCCCAAATTTGATTCTGCGCATGTGTGTTCAAAAGCTCATTACACTTAACGTTATGTGCCTGCTGAACAAGATAAGTAAGTTGTTGCTCTGCGGTAAACATGACTAAGTCAACCCTTTAGTATATTTTCCTGTTAACCTCTAAGATCTAATATATGGTACAAATGATTTGAGGGTGAATAAACAGCTGTAACCACTACTAATATTATTACAAATACGTTGTCTGTTGAAAGGTATGGGGACACCTAacagtgaacattaatatgggatgtgtgcaCAAAAAGCCTTTATGGCAGTTtgaaactctgctggggacactttctgtGAGGCCTTTGATTGTCTTTGTAGGTGTGGTAGCCCATTCTCCCACAACAGTTGAAACCAGAGGAGGTGCTGATGTCTGGCGTTGACGTCTGGAGggaagtcaacgttctaactcatccaaaaGGTTTCCGGTTGGATTCTGTAGTACCGGAGGCTGTGTTGGCGTAAATTCTAAAACAAATGTAATTCAATTTATTAATAAGTTCAGTACAAACAATTCTGGGCTCATGCAGAATTGACAACGACCATAGAACTCAGCGCTCAGAACAATGCAGTCAAATTATTAACAGATATAAGCAATCAGAGCGCATGCAGAAGAAGCAAAGACCAAAGAACCCAGCACTCACAAGAACAAAACATGGTATATGAAGTGATACACCTCAGGCACTTTTAATGAACTTTCCCCAGTAGACTCAATGATCATTACATAAATGGGCGGAACAGTTGAAGAGAGAATTCAACAACGCAGGTGTATCTAAAAATACAAGAGACTGAAGATATACTCGTACAGTCAGATTTCcgaagaaacatcatccacacacgtCTGAAACAGTAAGAGACAGGTGCGAGAAATAccgtacaatcagtttaacagctcacgtatccaaaataataaacagaagaatcgaGAAGAAtattgaggatgtgtcagatgactATCAGTTCGGCTGCAGGAAATGTAAAAGCACCAGAGGGGTAGTTCTAACGCTGcagttgttaatggaagcaagactgaagaaaaatcaagatacgttcgtaCCATTTTTCGATATGCAAAAAGCGTcccacaatgtcaaatggtgcaaggtgttagaGGTTCTGCGAAAAACAGGGGTAAACTGCAGGGAAATACAGGTAATACAGAATAAGTACCAGAACCAAGAGGGGACAACTAGAATgggagacaaagaacgaagtgtttAGAGTAAAAATGGTGTAAGCCAGGGAACTAGTCTCTCACCCCAGATATTCAATTTCGAAAACACAATGAGCAAAATGAAAGAAACATTCAAGAGTGGAGTTAATATCAAAGGTGAAAGTTTATCAATGATAATATCAAATAACATTAGCGattaacttaacatcagaattgacgaTGA is drawn from Schistocerca gregaria isolate iqSchGreg1 chromosome 3, iqSchGreg1.2, whole genome shotgun sequence and contains these coding sequences:
- the LOC126355581 gene encoding vitellin-degrading protease-like, which translates into the protein MKQLLVHNANDSAAWLYREMSSALTLWLLAAACSVAPILGSDNRVLGGEPADISQFPWQVSVEYVEAHRCGASIVSANWVMTAAWCIMGTDPIYYVLRVGTSIRESGGATYTVSDLVWHEDFDYVLTDRDIGFFEISGSISFDDNVQAVALATEELEAGTTVTVSGWGSLQPGADYPEQLHAVNTTIIDRSSCNDTYEGIVTENMICAGEPEGGKDACNGDKGGPLVANSTQYGIVSWGYGCFYPPYPGVYTNIVSLRSWINETIGV